Proteins from a genomic interval of Lolium perenne isolate Kyuss_39 chromosome 1, Kyuss_2.0, whole genome shotgun sequence:
- the LOC127344354 gene encoding probable sugar phosphate/phosphate translocator At3g11320 — translation MRQQEDRALLPTTSPASADGAAPSSSAARLRTAGLVAAWYATNIGVLLLNKFLLSVYGFRYPVFLTACHMSACALLSSLLSAATASKPSSPPRKPLSRGQAARVAVLGAVFCGSVVAGNVSLRYLPVSFNQAVGATTPFFTALIAYAIAARREAGATYAALIPVVAGVVIATGGEPSFHLFGFVMCVGATAGRALKTVLQGILLSSEEEKLNSMDLLRYMAPVAVVLLVPATLIMEPDALSAAAALARADPSFVWMLLLNSSLAYLVNLTNFLVTKHTSPLTLQVLGNAKGAVAVVVSILIFRNPVTVMGMLGYGVTILGVVLYGEAKKRSK, via the exons ATGAGGCAGCAAGAAGACCGCGCGCTGCTCCCCACGACCTCCCCGGCCTCCGCCGACGGCGCCGCACCTtcctcctccgcggcgcggcTGCGCACGGCGGGGCTGGTGGCGGCGTGGTACGCGACCAACATCGGCGTGCTGCTGCTCAACAAGTTCCTGCTCTCCGTCTACGGCTTCCGGTACCCGGTGTTCCTCACGGCCTGCCACATGTCCGCCTGCGCGCTGCTCTCCTCCCTCctctccgccgccaccgcctccaAGCCCTCCTCCCCGCCGCGGAAGCCCCTCTCGCGCGGGCAGGCGGCCAGGGTGGCCGTGCTGGGCGCCGTCTTCTGCGGCTCCGTCGTCGCCGGCAACGTCTCGCTGCGCTACCTCCCGGTCTCCTTCAACCAGGCCGTCGGCGCCACCACGCCCTTCTTCACCGCGCTCATCGCCTACGCCATCGCCGCGCGGCGCGAGGCCGGCGCCACCTACGCCGCCCTCATCCCCGTCGTCGCCGGCGTCGTCATCGCCACCGGG GGCGAGCCGAGCTTCCATCTGTTCGGCTTCGTCATGTGCGTCGGCGCCACGGCGGGGAGGGCGCTCAAGACCGTGCTGCAGGGGATCCTGCTCTCGTCAGAAGA GGAGAAGCTCAACTCCATGGACCTGCTCCGCTACATGGCGCCGgtggccgtcgtgctgctggtgcCGGCGACGCTGATCATGGAGCCCGACGCGCTCAGCGCGGCGGCCGCGCTCGCCCGGGCGGATCCCAGCTTCGTCTGGATGCTGCTCCTCAACTCCTCGCTGGCCTACCTGGTGAACCTGACCAACTTCCTCGTCACCAAGCACACCAGCCCGCTCACGCTCCAG GTCCTCGGCAACGCCAAAGGCGCGGTTGCCGTCGTGGTTTCCATCCTGATATTCAGGAACCCGGTGACCGTCATGGGGATGCTGGGGTACGGGGTCACCATCCTCGGCGTGGTCCTGTACGGCGAGGCCAAGAAGAGGAGCAAGTGA